In Longimicrobium sp., one genomic interval encodes:
- a CDS encoding GntR family transcriptional regulator translates to MLPFEVVLRAGESPYRQVVYAATRAVVAGEMAPGSSFPSVRELSQALKINPNTAHKVVAQLVRDGILEVLPGIGTVVAETRHSSPEERRLLLSEAVEHLVVEAKRLGLDEEDVLDAVSARWAELFGEDGPHENARARNEPGGSQRWRS, encoded by the coding sequence ATGCTTCCGTTCGAGGTGGTGCTCAGGGCCGGTGAGTCGCCCTACAGGCAGGTCGTCTATGCGGCGACCCGGGCGGTCGTGGCGGGCGAGATGGCGCCGGGCTCGTCCTTTCCGTCGGTGCGGGAGCTGAGCCAGGCGCTGAAGATCAACCCGAACACGGCGCACAAGGTGGTCGCGCAACTTGTGAGGGACGGGATCCTGGAGGTGCTCCCCGGCATCGGAACCGTCGTGGCGGAGACGCGGCACTCCTCGCCGGAGGAAAGGCGGCTGCTGCTGTCGGAGGCGGTGGAGCACCTCGTGGTGGAGGCGAAGCGGCTGGGGCTGGATGAGGAGGACGTGCTCGACGCGGTCTCCGCGCGCTGGGCGGAGCTCTTTGGGGAAGATGGGCCGCACGAAAATGCGCGGGCGCGGAATGAACCGGGAGGATCTCAGAGATGGCGATCGTAG